One segment of Arthrobacter sp. MMS18-M83 DNA contains the following:
- a CDS encoding PEP/pyruvate-binding domain-containing protein, translated as MEEDPGPEEAPRFILELRRIRASMLPEVGGKAANLGELIWAGLPVPPGFCLTTEAYRRALQREASPESALSDVLHRLGDVDPGDLEGLASLAARARDAVLDAGIPADVEDAVRQAYVALGPESAVAVRSSATAEDLPFASFAGQQDTYLNVVGADAVLQAVRRCWASLWTDRAVSYRASNGIDQAAVTLAVVVQRMVDADTAGVLFTANPVTGRRREAVIDANPGLGEAVVSGAVNPDHFVVDSLTGRITERRIGDRKLVIRSLPGGGTERIDSPGTHGATASLDAGGPAGGACLSDSQIRALAALGQRVEEHYGEPQDNEWAIDGDGKLWLTQARPITTLYPQMTRQPAVTGPHAYLCFSLAQGLTRPLTPMGLAGIRLMASSVAGAAGFRVPEPRKGPSPYYEAGQRIYFDLTSVLRSTTGRAIVPRVFDVMEARSAAVMRALFEDPRFAVTSKTPFKPIRHVAPIVFRFRLPEILLRALFRPNVALDKVQGLGHNLKAALELSADSTPRQRLDHAERILGEKLFPILPNTLPPVALGFAMMGLVRKLLGEQASWGELQTVIRGLPNNVTTEMDLALWRLATSIRDDPASAEILTNSDPEALAESYHDGGLPGVAQSGLASFLRDYGHRAIAEIDLGMPRWSDDPTHIIGVLANYLRLDDPRLAPDRQFEKAAHDAEEQVAVLVARARSKSPLHAKIVKMALARTRMFAGLRELPKYNLVLAFAAVRAQISKVGETLADAGSIDHAGDVFFLDFNDARLGLDGADLHDVVMRRREDYELELKRRHVPRVLLSDGTEPEALPSGLLGRTGAPAGAPMPDGALLGTPASAGTVTAVARVIMDPVGAHLEPGEILVAPSTDPGWTPLFLTAGGLVMEMGGPNSHGAVVAREYGIPAVVGVPDATSRISSGQTITVDGATGTVVPES; from the coding sequence ATGGAGGAAGATCCAGGGCCGGAGGAGGCGCCGCGCTTCATCCTCGAACTGCGCCGGATCCGGGCATCCATGCTTCCCGAGGTCGGCGGCAAAGCTGCCAACCTCGGCGAGTTGATCTGGGCGGGACTTCCGGTCCCGCCCGGGTTTTGCCTGACCACGGAGGCCTATCGGCGCGCATTGCAGCGGGAGGCAAGCCCCGAGTCAGCCCTCTCGGATGTTCTCCACAGGCTTGGGGACGTGGATCCTGGCGACCTTGAGGGGCTCGCATCCCTTGCGGCGCGCGCCAGGGATGCGGTGCTCGACGCCGGGATCCCTGCCGACGTCGAGGACGCCGTCCGCCAGGCCTACGTCGCGCTGGGCCCGGAATCGGCGGTGGCCGTCAGGTCCTCCGCGACGGCGGAGGACCTGCCCTTTGCGAGTTTCGCCGGGCAGCAGGACACCTACCTGAATGTCGTAGGGGCCGACGCCGTGCTGCAGGCCGTCCGTAGGTGTTGGGCCTCGCTGTGGACTGATCGGGCGGTCAGCTACCGGGCAAGCAACGGGATTGACCAGGCTGCGGTGACACTCGCCGTCGTCGTTCAACGCATGGTGGACGCTGATACTGCCGGGGTGCTGTTCACGGCCAATCCGGTAACCGGACGGCGCCGCGAGGCAGTCATCGACGCCAACCCCGGACTCGGTGAGGCCGTGGTCTCAGGCGCGGTGAATCCAGACCACTTTGTGGTGGACTCGCTCACCGGCAGGATCACGGAGCGAAGGATCGGGGATCGGAAGCTCGTAATTCGCTCCCTTCCCGGAGGCGGTACCGAAAGGATCGATTCGCCCGGGACCCACGGCGCGACGGCTTCGCTGGACGCCGGCGGGCCGGCCGGAGGAGCTTGCCTCAGCGACTCCCAAATCAGGGCACTCGCTGCCCTCGGCCAGCGCGTCGAGGAGCACTATGGAGAACCCCAGGATAACGAATGGGCCATCGATGGCGATGGCAAGCTGTGGCTCACCCAAGCCCGCCCCATCACCACGCTCTACCCGCAAATGACCCGCCAACCGGCAGTCACCGGCCCCCACGCGTACCTTTGCTTCAGCCTCGCCCAAGGCCTCACGCGTCCGCTGACTCCCATGGGCCTCGCGGGCATCAGGCTCATGGCGTCTTCGGTAGCTGGCGCGGCGGGATTCCGGGTTCCTGAACCGCGGAAGGGGCCTTCGCCATACTACGAGGCCGGGCAGCGCATCTATTTTGATCTGACCTCGGTGCTCCGGAGCACTACGGGCAGGGCCATCGTGCCCAGGGTCTTCGATGTCATGGAAGCACGCTCGGCGGCCGTCATGCGCGCCCTGTTCGAGGACCCCCGTTTCGCCGTCACCAGCAAGACGCCCTTCAAGCCGATCAGGCATGTGGCCCCAATCGTGTTCCGCTTCCGCCTTCCGGAGATCCTGTTGCGCGCCCTTTTTCGGCCGAACGTTGCCCTGGACAAGGTTCAAGGACTAGGCCACAACCTGAAAGCTGCGCTCGAACTATCCGCCGATTCCACCCCCCGTCAAAGGCTTGACCACGCTGAGCGGATACTGGGCGAAAAATTGTTCCCCATACTGCCCAACACCTTGCCTCCGGTAGCGCTCGGCTTCGCGATGATGGGGTTGGTCCGGAAACTACTGGGCGAACAAGCCTCCTGGGGTGAACTCCAGACCGTCATCCGCGGCCTGCCCAACAACGTCACCACTGAAATGGACCTTGCGCTGTGGCGGCTCGCAACCAGCATCCGCGACGACCCGGCTTCTGCGGAGATCCTTACCAACAGCGACCCCGAGGCTCTTGCGGAGAGCTACCACGACGGCGGGCTGCCGGGCGTCGCGCAATCGGGATTGGCCTCGTTCCTGCGCGACTACGGGCACCGGGCCATCGCGGAAATCGATCTGGGCATGCCCCGCTGGTCCGACGACCCCACCCACATCATTGGCGTCCTGGCCAATTACCTTCGCCTGGACGATCCTCGCCTGGCGCCGGACAGACAGTTCGAGAAAGCCGCCCACGACGCCGAGGAACAGGTTGCGGTGCTGGTGGCCCGTGCGCGGTCCAAGAGTCCGCTCCATGCCAAAATCGTGAAAATGGCACTCGCGCGGACGCGCATGTTCGCAGGACTGCGCGAGCTACCCAAATACAACCTTGTGCTTGCCTTCGCCGCGGTCCGCGCACAGATTTCGAAGGTGGGAGAGACCCTCGCGGACGCGGGAAGCATCGATCACGCCGGAGATGTTTTCTTCCTGGATTTCAATGACGCCCGCCTCGGCCTGGACGGCGCGGACCTCCATGACGTAGTAATGCGGCGACGGGAAGATTACGAGCTTGAGCTGAAGCGCCGGCATGTACCACGCGTGCTGCTCTCGGACGGCACGGAGCCGGAAGCCCTGCCCTCCGGGCTGCTCGGCCGCACTGGCGCTCCGGCGGGCGCACCGATGCCGGATGGCGCGTTGCTGGGAACTCCGGCTTCGGCGGGAACGGTGACTGCGGTAGCCAGGGTGATCATGGACCCGGTGGGTGCTCATCTCGAACCCGGGGAAATCCTGGTGGCTCCCTCCACCGATCCCGGCTGGACGCCGCTCTTCCTGACTGCCGGGGGACTGGTGATGGAGATGGGTGGGCCCAACTCCCATGGCGCCGTCGTAGCGCGTGAGTACGGGATTCCGGCAGTCGTGGGCGTCCCGGATGCCACGTCCCGGATCAGCTCCGGCCAAACGATCACGGTGGACGGCGCCACCGGGACGGTAGTCCCGGAGAGCTGA
- a CDS encoding FAD-dependent monooxygenase: MPAASTERTTAVVIGAGMSGLAVASELSRYGVDAIVVDGLQAPGAPQQLNTGILQRCDAADAAGLQERNEILRHLRNYAASHGLDVRNTTRAVRLDRVDDAALGSLNSDATVSSAVISSSVGLDLASPGVPSHQWAVHTASGVLLADHIVVTRCGQSQLRRMLAELGIAIGQNLVAAMRAIGMYLVGVGELATPTPKEVLRQAKVVGQAISAKVHPESVHAALTGTFAAVPALA; the protein is encoded by the coding sequence ATGCCTGCCGCGAGTACGGAACGCACCACCGCTGTGGTCATCGGTGCCGGCATGTCCGGCCTGGCCGTGGCCAGCGAGCTTAGCCGGTACGGCGTGGATGCAATCGTGGTGGACGGATTGCAAGCCCCCGGAGCCCCACAGCAGCTCAACACCGGCATCCTGCAGCGATGCGACGCAGCCGACGCCGCAGGTCTTCAGGAACGCAACGAAATCCTGAGGCACCTGCGCAATTACGCGGCCAGCCATGGCCTCGATGTCCGAAACACCACCCGGGCCGTCCGCCTTGACCGCGTGGACGATGCTGCCCTGGGCTCCCTGAATTCGGACGCCACCGTTTCAAGCGCAGTGATTTCCAGTTCAGTCGGACTGGACTTGGCCTCGCCCGGCGTGCCGTCGCACCAATGGGCTGTTCACACGGCCAGCGGAGTTCTTCTGGCCGACCATATTGTTGTCACCCGCTGCGGACAGAGCCAGTTGCGGCGGATGCTTGCCGAACTTGGCATCGCCATCGGCCAGAACCTGGTCGCGGCCATGCGTGCGATTGGAATGTACTTGGTGGGCGTCGGCGAACTGGCAACGCCCACGCCTAAGGAAGTCCTGCGCCAAGCCAAGGTGGTGGGTCAGGCGATCTCGGCCAAGGTGCACCCGGAAAGCGTCCACGCGGCCCTGACCGGCACGTTTGCGGCGGTTCCCGCCCTGGCCTAG
- a CDS encoding universal stress protein, which produces MDQHGKHSESHHPETEGNREEPSIAPGGIVVGVDGSEHGQCALIWAAREAERRQLPLHVVTAYSVPIFAASGLDGGYATVDDSVIRDGAEAIVKQALEKVSGYAIDVDGSVENGDASGVLLDLSETAELLVFGTRGRGGFVGRLLGSVSSALPAHSKCPTVTVPLFCADRLGETTEDRHIKAERAKAGPHVIENVVAVGVDGSEQARVAVLEAAEQAQRMGAKLRVICAVPEYSGSLAWVPAPLDREALFKDIRVQLDAGLAWLKSHFPTLPVETQLLDGSPVEVLVEVSRGVELVVLGTRGRGGFAGMLLGSTSDGVLHHAKGPVLVVPDREDPRLADRVKFGPMLAA; this is translated from the coding sequence ATGGACCAGCACGGCAAACACTCTGAAAGCCATCACCCAGAGACCGAAGGCAACAGAGAGGAACCATCGATTGCCCCTGGCGGGATCGTGGTGGGCGTTGACGGCAGCGAACACGGCCAATGCGCCCTCATTTGGGCTGCCCGCGAGGCCGAGCGCAGGCAGCTTCCCCTGCACGTAGTCACGGCATACTCGGTCCCCATCTTCGCGGCTTCCGGCTTGGACGGGGGATATGCAACAGTGGATGACTCCGTTATCCGGGACGGCGCCGAGGCGATCGTCAAGCAGGCCCTTGAGAAAGTTTCAGGCTACGCCATCGACGTCGATGGCTCGGTGGAAAACGGAGATGCGTCTGGCGTGCTGCTGGACCTGTCCGAAACAGCGGAACTCCTGGTCTTCGGCACCCGGGGACGTGGTGGGTTCGTGGGCAGGCTCTTGGGATCGGTGAGCAGCGCCCTTCCCGCGCACTCCAAGTGCCCCACCGTGACCGTCCCGCTTTTCTGCGCGGACCGCTTGGGCGAAACCACGGAGGACAGGCACATCAAAGCTGAGCGTGCCAAGGCTGGACCCCACGTGATCGAGAACGTCGTGGCAGTGGGCGTGGACGGCTCGGAGCAGGCCCGCGTTGCCGTGTTGGAAGCCGCCGAGCAGGCCCAACGCATGGGCGCGAAGCTGCGCGTCATTTGTGCCGTACCCGAGTACAGCGGCTCGTTGGCCTGGGTTCCGGCGCCCTTGGACCGGGAGGCCCTCTTCAAGGACATCAGGGTCCAGCTGGATGCAGGATTGGCATGGCTTAAGAGCCACTTCCCAACGCTACCTGTCGAAACCCAGTTGCTGGACGGTTCGCCCGTCGAGGTTCTCGTGGAAGTGAGCCGCGGCGTGGAACTCGTGGTGCTCGGCACGCGCGGGCGGGGAGGTTTCGCGGGGATGCTCCTCGGTTCAACGTCGGACGGCGTCTTGCATCATGCCAAGGGTCCCGTGCTGGTTGTTCCTGACCGCGAGGATCCGAGGCTGGCGGACCGCGTCAAGTTCGGTCCCATGCTTGCCGCATAA
- a CDS encoding copper resistance CopC family protein, whose protein sequence is MRPIRQLLAVVVAFTAVLFSAALFSAAPAFAHDVAESTSPANGSTVGSVPDSVSVTFNNRPLLLGSQIRVNDASGQSWADGSVEIVDAVVSQKLRPGAPAGAFTVIWRVVSSDSHPIEGTFAFTAKAGSTTAGGASSSTQPTAPVPTAGTVPPGSTTTPDRAPDASQPFPWSIVVFAAVAAGLLVFLGVTARRRLANGDSEDSDPAGDDEPEET, encoded by the coding sequence ATGCGTCCCATCCGCCAGCTGCTCGCCGTCGTCGTCGCTTTTACCGCGGTTCTTTTCTCGGCCGCCCTGTTCTCAGCGGCACCGGCCTTCGCGCACGACGTCGCCGAGTCAACATCGCCGGCTAACGGCTCAACAGTTGGCAGCGTCCCGGACTCCGTGTCGGTCACCTTCAACAACCGGCCGCTCCTGCTCGGTTCGCAGATCCGGGTCAACGACGCTTCCGGCCAGAGCTGGGCAGATGGTTCCGTTGAAATCGTGGACGCGGTGGTGTCGCAGAAGCTGCGCCCCGGCGCCCCTGCCGGGGCATTTACCGTCATCTGGCGCGTTGTCAGCTCGGATTCGCACCCCATCGAGGGCACCTTCGCCTTCACCGCGAAGGCAGGAAGTACGACGGCGGGCGGCGCCTCCTCGAGCACCCAGCCCACCGCTCCAGTCCCCACGGCGGGCACAGTCCCGCCGGGTTCGACCACGACGCCGGACAGGGCGCCTGATGCTTCCCAGCCGTTCCCTTGGAGCATTGTGGTCTTCGCAGCGGTGGCCGCGGGGCTGCTGGTGTTCCTGGGCGTGACCGCACGACGCCGACTAGCAAACGGGGATTCTGAGGACTCTGATCCTGCGGGGGACGACGAACCCGAGGAAACGTAG